The following coding sequences are from one Sphingobium sp. Cam5-1 window:
- a CDS encoding SulP family inorganic anion transporter — MQSRDAIAGLSIAGLMLPEAIAYAGIAGLPPQRAIVSALIGGAVYLILGRSRFAIISPTSSSAAILAAALAALPSGAGSGASATSLVALVGAIFCVMAASRLGGLASFISRPVLRGFAFGLAITIIIKQLPVIVGVPLHRSAIGPLLLTLLENAGRWHVASILTALSALAMLLILRRVPALPGAFLVLAGGIGAALLLDLPALGVASVGAIDLVPRWEPIDLPDWQQLSRLTQLAAPIVLILLAESWGTMRSLALRHGDRVEPNREMAALGLANVGAAIVQGMPVGAGFSAGSAAEAAGARSRWSSLVAVAALAVLVTLAMPLIARLPKPVLAAVVVAALIHALNPAPLVRLWRIRRDIVAAAGAAGGVLLLGVLDGMLFAIALSLALMIRRLAAPQLSRLGQLGTSRDYVDLHYHPDAVSPPGIMIQRPAEPLFFANAERVLGRVADLLGREPDTRQLILSLEESFDLDSTALDALAEFATQMRTRGVTLQLARVRDHVRDLMRAAGATDLIARSSYSVDDAVQALKKEKP; from the coding sequence ATGCAAAGCCGTGACGCAATTGCCGGACTTTCCATCGCGGGACTGATGCTGCCGGAAGCAATTGCCTATGCCGGCATAGCGGGCTTGCCGCCACAGCGGGCGATAGTGTCGGCGCTCATCGGCGGGGCTGTCTATCTGATCCTTGGCCGCAGCCGCTTCGCGATCATCTCGCCCACATCCTCCTCCGCCGCCATTCTGGCGGCCGCGCTGGCGGCGCTTCCGTCTGGCGCGGGCTCGGGCGCAAGCGCGACGTCGCTCGTCGCCCTTGTCGGTGCGATATTCTGCGTCATGGCCGCCTCGCGGCTGGGCGGGCTTGCCAGCTTCATTTCCCGCCCGGTGTTGCGCGGCTTTGCCTTTGGCCTCGCCATCACGATCATCATCAAGCAATTGCCGGTGATCGTTGGCGTGCCGCTTCATCGATCCGCCATTGGTCCGCTGCTGCTGACGCTGCTGGAAAATGCAGGACGCTGGCACGTCGCGAGCATCCTAACGGCCCTCTCAGCACTGGCAATGCTGTTGATCCTGCGCCGTGTCCCAGCTCTGCCGGGCGCTTTCCTCGTCCTCGCCGGTGGCATCGGCGCAGCGCTATTGCTGGACCTGCCTGCCCTCGGCGTAGCAAGCGTCGGCGCGATCGACCTGGTTCCGCGTTGGGAACCGATCGACTTGCCCGACTGGCAGCAACTGTCCCGCCTGACCCAGCTCGCGGCGCCCATTGTTCTCATCCTGCTGGCCGAAAGCTGGGGCACGATGCGCAGCCTTGCCCTGCGTCATGGCGACAGGGTGGAGCCCAATCGGGAAATGGCGGCCCTGGGTCTGGCGAATGTCGGCGCCGCTATCGTTCAGGGCATGCCCGTCGGTGCGGGCTTTTCAGCGGGTTCGGCGGCCGAGGCGGCAGGCGCGCGGAGCCGCTGGAGCAGTCTGGTCGCGGTGGCCGCGCTGGCGGTGCTGGTGACCCTTGCTATGCCGCTCATAGCCCGACTGCCTAAGCCGGTGCTGGCGGCGGTCGTCGTGGCCGCGCTGATCCACGCGCTCAATCCCGCGCCGCTGGTCCGTCTCTGGCGCATTCGCAGGGATATTGTCGCGGCGGCTGGCGCGGCGGGCGGCGTGCTGCTGCTGGGCGTACTCGACGGGATGCTTTTCGCCATCGCCCTGTCGCTGGCGCTGATGATCCGCCGACTAGCTGCGCCGCAGCTCAGCCGACTGGGGCAGTTGGGGACGAGCCGCGACTATGTCGATCTTCACTATCATCCCGACGCCGTCAGCCCACCCGGCATCATGATCCAGCGTCCCGCCGAACCGCTGTTCTTCGCCAATGCCGAGCGAGTTCTGGGCCGCGTGGCGGACCTGCTGGGCAGGGAGCCGGACACACGCCAGTTGATCCTCAGCCTGGAGGAGAGCTTCGATCTGGACAGCACTGCGCTCGATGCACTGGCGGAGTTCGCGACGCAGATGAGGACACGCGGCGTGACGCTGCAACTGGCGCGCGTGCGCGATCATGTGCGCGACCTGATGCGCGCCGCTGGTGCAACCGACCTGATCGCGCGCAGCAGCTACAGCGTCGATGACGCTGTCCAGGCATTGAAGAAGGAGAAGCCATGA
- a CDS encoding ParB/Srx family N-terminal domain-containing protein, translated as MIAHVSPEPLLHSVPLAELRPTQMTVGLIDVARKRQQWDDRREGDRPDFLGRHMIPVVIGPKGRR; from the coding sequence ATGATCGCTCATGTCAGCCCCGAGCCGCTGCTCCATTCCGTTCCGCTGGCCGAGCTGCGGCCCACGCAGATGACCGTGGGCCTGATCGATGTCGCGCGCAAGCGACAGCAGTGGGATGATCGGCGGGAGGGCGATCGTCCCGATTTTCTCGGACGGCACATGATCCCGGTGGTTATTGGACCGAAGGGCCGACGGTGA
- a CDS encoding ParB-like protein, translating to MVDHHHLARALHEEGVEHVLVSVIADLGHLKTDAFLNFMDNRNWLHPFDERGERQAYDALPRHIGKLVDDPYRSLAGAVRRSGGYAKADILYSEFLWANFLRQRIKPSRLAKDYEACVREAVDLARERDAAHLPGWSGSVD from the coding sequence ATGGTCGATCATCATCACCTTGCCCGCGCCCTGCACGAAGAGGGGGTGGAGCATGTGCTGGTGAGCGTGATCGCCGACCTTGGGCACCTGAAAACCGACGCTTTCCTGAACTTCATGGACAATCGCAACTGGCTGCATCCGTTCGACGAACGGGGGGAGCGGCAGGCTTATGATGCGCTTCCCAGACATATAGGGAAACTGGTCGACGATCCCTATCGCTCGCTGGCCGGAGCGGTGAGACGGTCAGGCGGTTATGCGAAGGCCGACATCCTCTATTCCGAATTTCTCTGGGCCAATTTCCTGCGCCAGCGCATCAAGCCGTCGCGCCTTGCAAAGGATTACGAAGCCTGCGTGCGCGAGGCCGTTGATCTTGCGCGTGAGCGGGATGCGGCACATCTGCCCGGGTGGTCGGGTAGCGTGGATTAG
- a CDS encoding glycine cleavage system protein R, which yields MDRAVILTVVGSDRPGLTRAIAEAVYAAGGNWLESHLSRLGGKYVGSVLIELPEERLHELQAAVGGIDAFGIKVDIIAAAEADEHSGEFLGIDIVGQDRPGIVREVTSVLAGLNVNIEDFSSKIEGSAWSGAPLFRAKVKMLLPAGLSIDEVRTALEAISSEIMVDFDSESASG from the coding sequence ATGGATCGGGCGGTAATCTTAACGGTGGTCGGAAGTGACCGACCGGGCCTCACTCGCGCGATCGCCGAAGCAGTTTATGCTGCGGGCGGCAACTGGCTGGAGAGCCATCTCTCACGCCTTGGCGGGAAATATGTCGGATCCGTGTTAATTGAACTACCCGAGGAACGGTTGCATGAACTCCAAGCCGCCGTCGGGGGCATCGATGCATTCGGGATCAAGGTGGACATCATCGCGGCTGCGGAAGCGGATGAGCACAGCGGTGAGTTTCTGGGGATAGACATCGTTGGACAGGATCGCCCCGGCATAGTTCGCGAGGTGACCTCAGTGCTCGCTGGGCTCAACGTGAACATTGAAGACTTCTCCAGTAAGATCGAAGGCAGCGCTTGGTCCGGTGCACCGCTGTTTCGAGCGAAAGTGAAGATGCTGCTTCCTGCTGGTCTTTCCATCGACGAAGTCCGCACGGCTCTCGAAGCCATATCGAGCGAGATCATGGTCGATTTTGATAGTGAGTCTGCATCGGGTTGA